The nucleotide window CATTTCGGCAGTGACCCAAGCACACAGAGTCCACACCGGACACTGCATGTTCCTCACTTGGCCCTGGAGGCCTGGGTGCCTCTGACAGAGCCCTGGTTTCTGAGgtttctggcctcagcagcttcccTTAGGGATGCTGCCTGCCTGACTCCTGGGGAACTTCAGCCTTGATGCCTTCCTGCTGGGTTGGGCTGCCACGGTCAGCAGGAAGGCACTCAAGTGTGCCCAACATAGCCAGCCTTACCATGTGAGTGTAGGGCTTCTGAGCAAGAGCAGAGGTCCAGCTCTCGCCTAAGCCAGCGGAAATCAGCTTCCTGGAGGGATGAGCATCCGAGGCTGGACATCAGGAGGTGTGGGTTCTAGCCCTCGCCTCTGATGCTCTCATTGAACTGGTGCCAAGGGTCTTCTCGCTAGACCTTAGTTGACAAAAACTGGGAATAGGATTTGAGTGATGTCCACTAAGCATTTCAGTTTTATGACTTACAAGTTGTTCTTTTTGCTCTCTCTTTCGAGAGCCTACAGAGCACAGTGAACAGGAATAGAGTCATTTAAGTCACCCTGCCTGGGTTTGAATCCACTTCAGACTCTGATGTTGAGCCGTCCTGTACCTTCTTCAtgttttaactttctctttttcagCATGGAGATCACAATATTCCTCCTCTAGCCTGTGAAAGAATAAGGACCAGAATAACATAATAATAGTGCCTGGCTATTCTTTGAGCAAGTATTGCACCAAGCTCTATACTAGACACCATGGATACAGAGGTGATCTAGTCTCAGAGACTTGAGAGGCCAGGGTGGGAAGATATCTCTCGtacaagaattcaaggccagcctaagcaacACAGCAAATGTTCGTCAACTGGCGGTAACAACCagatggagggctggggagagttCCAGCTGGTAAACCAAGCCTGACATCATTAACTCAATCCCTATAACCTAGGGGATGGAGGGAAACAGAAAACCAATGGCTTTaagatgacctctgacctctacaagtgtGCTGTCCCACAGCCCCCGCCTCCcccatacaaacaaaacaaacagaaatggtcTGTAGAGCATGTCCCTGCCCTGCAGAATGTTGTTGTCTCTTAGTAAGATGTTGTCCAGAAAGTCCCTCCCTGACAGTCATGAGCTTGCATCCCCCAGGGTGTAGCGATCCTGGCACCCAGTCTCTGGCATGGAGTTGGGCATGGTGCCTCTGATGTtttttctctcctgctttccccCTCTGGATACCACTTGAAGTCTAACTTCAAAGAgaattaggaaaaaacaaaatctctcCAAGAAATGTTCTCCTCCAGAACCCTCCTCCCTCTAAATTTCATCTATCACTGTTTATTCACATTGCATCACTCAGTCTCACAGCCCCACCCCAACTGCCCAGTTTAGGGAGCTGTGAGATCCCTCAGTGCCTCCCTGCTCGCCTAAGAATACATTCTGGCCTCGCTCTTCCTAGAACCAGACCCAGCCATGATCTCCTTGGCCAGGAAGGACTCTGGCTGCAGGAACATTCAATTATATTCCCCCGGGGCtggctggggaaatagctcagttcCTGTACAGTCAGCAGGGAAGGCAATCAGGAATTATCTGGCCGCTGCCACAAGCAGATGTGTCCCCAACCCAGAAGGGAGAACAAGCAGCTGCTGCCTCTGGAGTCAGCTGCGGCTGTAGAGGAGGCCTAGGTAGAGGAATGAGGCCCTGGCACAAAACAGGCAGCCACAAAGGGTTACAGACAACATTCTGGAGGTGTGGGGCTGCTCCatccaggctggccaggaggcCAACTGGTGGATGCTTTTTACAGACATAGTAGAGAGCTGGTCAACCAAGTGTTTCACCCAAATCCACACTAGCTGTTTAAGGAATTTCCAGATCCTTCCCTTGAGCCCAGATtatgaaaatcaaacaaaacaaaataaacacctcTAGAGGAATCCTGAGGCCTTCCTTGCCACTGTGCACATCCCAGAggataagggagagagagagagagagagagagagagagagagagagagagagagagagagagagagagagagagagtgagagagagaggaggggggagagaagggagaggaaggacacCCATGtcagtcagctcacaaccacctgtaaactacggttccaagggatctgaagccctcttctggactccatgggtagctgcactcacatgcacatgcctaTGCATAAACGTACATGTATACACCAcacaaattttaagaaataataacataagttaaaaaataattacttttctccaggtggtggtggcgcacacctttaatcccagcactcaggaggcagagccaggcggatctctgagttcggggacagcctggtctacagagcgagatccaggacagccaccaaaacaacacagagaaaccctgtctccaaaaaaccaaaagaacaaaaaaagttaCTTTTTGTGTTTTATGAGGAAATTCACAAAACCCTTAAATCTTCACTTAGCAAAATTTAAGGTGGTCAGTAAAATACCTGTTGTACTGAAACCAAGATGCTAAGAGCTGGGGCAAGTAGTAGGTTCTCCAGTGCTCCAAGCGTGGTGTTTCAGTACCAATATGGCATGAAAGAGCTGAGGGGAGCCAGGACAAGTAGACATGGTGGGACCTAGTTACTTCTATCCTGCCCACTCATGGGACTGTGCcccccccatcctcctcctcataTACCTAAAAAAAATGCTTGCTACATAGTTTGATATGGTCCCTCTTCACATTCATTAACATGTTAAAATAAGTCTAAGTCAATGTTTCATGAGACTAAACAAAAGACATACTTGTGTATTGTGAATAGTGGTGGGTGGGGGTCTTTGTAGCTCCCATATTTCTTGATTATGTCCCCCATGGGGCCAAGAAACTGCAAAAGCAGATTCAGGGTCATCCAAAGTCAGCAAATCAAAAACTAAGTGTCCTCGGAACCCAACAGGAGAGGCCATGACATGAGGCAGCAAATCCTTGAGGCTGATCTCATCTCGGTTTGGGCTCAGTGTCTGGTGGCTTCCCAAACAACTGGGACCCATCTTTCTCTCCAGGGGCTGAGGAGGCATATAACGCAGGACCAAagcactgcctctgccttcttcctctttcagGCAGTGCCCAGCAAAGAAACCTACCCCGTAAGATCAACAAAACCTGACAACAAACACTGGCTAAGTTATGGAGAAATAGAAATCCTCACCCACAGATGGTGGAAACCAGTACATCCTCAAAACAACTAAAATTAAATGTACCAAGTGACCCAGCTTACCATTACCTGGATcccactccacagatacttgctcacaATGCTATCGACACCTTattcaaaatatccaggaaatgaaaacaaattaaatgcccttcaacagatgaatagacaatgaaaacgtggtacatatacTTCATGAAATAtgattcagctataaagaaaatcaTGGGATTTGCGGGTAAATGAATAGGCCTAGAAAAGATTACATTGAGTGAGctggaaagacaaacatcacGTGTCCTCTCTCGTCTGGAGTTCCTCTCTCCATGTCCTCAGAATTAAGTGTAGCTACCATTCCTCATCACGGAAGCCTTTTTGTAGCAAATTGAGACcgtcacagaaaaccacaactggacagaatGCAAGTATCAACATATCAACAGATGATGGAGGCCCAGCCTCAAGGGATGCATCAACATCAGAGCTCCTGAAAAGGGTGTGAAAAGATCCTAAGACTCTATCAGTTCGAGGGGGCATGGGAGGGGTTCGAGGGATGATatctgggaggggctggagcaaGAGGGAACGGGACGTAATTCTATTTCgattaaaaacatttaagaaagaaacaaacaaaggagggagggagggagagagagggggaatgaACGCGCGCATCTCCCTCCCATCTGATTCCAACCTACTGACGCAGAACGTTGGCGCAGCCGCGCGGTGTTTCAGAAGCAATTCCATCGCTCAACAAACATATACTTTTTAGTTTCTAGTGTTGATGTTCTGaggctttcttttccttcttccacttAGCCGGCAATATGAGCCgagagaagcagagaaggcaaAGAGAGTTAATTCATGCCTGAAGCCACTTTGCACTGTGGTTCAGTCCTCAGTGACCCAGCCACTGTCCTGCCCAAGCATTACACTCTGGTCCCGGGGCAACTGAGGCTATGTACCCACTGGGTGGCGCGCTTGATGACATTTGAGGCCATGTCTCTTTGCCAATGGTGCCTTTTTGCTTCTAAAATCCCAGCGCAGACAAAGGATAACTTTGTCCCTTTCAAGAGGGacaatggtgttttgttttattttgttttccatttcattttttaaatttatttcatgtttacTTCTTTTCGGCGAGCTGGTCCTGCCATGAACTCAATGTTATTATCAGTAGCCAGAccaaacaatataaataaaagtataacaAAGAAGGGATGGTTCAGAGCCCTgtagctcttccagaagactctggttcgattcccagcaccttcaaTGGACACAACTCACAACCCAcgttaattccagctccaagagatcaaacagtggagccttgctgggtacacacgtgcacatacacatgcataattattttttaaaagtatagcaAATTCagctgtttttttaaataaaaaaattgtatttacttaGAAGCATTCAGAATGTCAACAAAAcagctgcaatttttttttttttttgcaattacaGAGTGGTATTCAGTTAACAGAACAACAATTATCTTCGTAATAAGCTGCATCAGAGACAactgaagatgaaaaaaataaaacaaaaataaaaacaaaaacaaaaccctaccgTCCCCATATATAACTAATTTGTGCTGTGCACCAACAAGAAGCTGCTTTAAATTTCCATGCCAATTTACAACCCCCAGACTGTACCAGGCAAGGTTAGTGGCTATTGAGAATACCACCAGGACAGGGCTATCTAAAGACACATTCGGTAGTGTGGTAACTATACAAAAAAAGACACtgtacagtttaaaaacaaatcttacatagccttacatttcaatttttttctttaaaaggagtGAGTTGTGTACAGGGGGGTTAAATGCTttatagacaagaaaaaaaaactgcgcTAGAACCAActtattcatcatcatcatcttcttcttcatcttcatcttcctcttcttcctcctcttcctcatcctcttcatcctcctcctcatcttcctcttccttctttttcttgctcttttcaGCCTTGACGACCCCCTTCTTCGCCGCATCGGGTTTTCCTTTAGCTCTGAAGGCAGCGATATCCTTCTCGTACTTCTCCTTCAGCTCAGCAGCCTTCCTCTCGCAGGGCTGCTCGTCGTCCCCAGCGGTGGTGTTCCACATCTCCCCCAGCTTCTTCGCCACGTCCCCGATGGACAAGCCGGGGTGCTCTCCTTTGATTTTGGGGCGATACTCAGAACAGAACAAGAAAAAGGCTGAAGGAGGCTTCTTGGGCGCATTGGGGTCCTTGAACTTCTCTTTGGTCTCCCCTTTGGGGGGGATGtaggttttcatttctctctcataACGAGCCTTGTCAGCCTTTGCCATGTCTtcaaatttccccttttctttagcAGACATGGTCTTCCACCTTTCTGAGCACCTCTTCGAGAACTCTGAGACGTTGACAGCAGCATCCGGGTGCTTCTTCTTGTGTTGCTCCCAGCAAGTTTGCACAAAGAATGCGTATGAGGACATTTTGCGTCTCGGCTTCTTAGGATCTCCTTTGCCCATGTTTAGTTGATTTTCCTCCACGAGGCACAGAGTTGCCCAGTGCCCATCCGGCTCGCGCTTGCCCCGGTGCTGTCTCTATGGAGCTCAACGTACTGCAAAGGCTGTCTccagctggttttttttttttttttttttttaagagcattGAGATTTGAAGAGGAAATTTGGAAGGCTTTTGACCACAAAAATATTACCCAAAAATAAACACCGACTAAACACCGACTGTTTGATTCCTAAGTTTGAATTCATTGCTATCCTTCCTGTTGGGCTTGGGAAACAAGCCCAACTGCCTGGAGATTATATCAGTGGAAATATATCCCATGCAACATTAGGGATATACTTAAATTGAGAGAACCCAATGTTTATCTGACTGCTGGATGATCATTAACAcactattcccagcactgggaaggcagagagacaggcagacctctgagtctgaggctagcctagtctacagagtgagttctaggactgaCAGGACTAGacagaaaaaaggggggaaaaagattATGTTTAAGACAGCCTGAAAGCCTGGGACTATATTCTGTTGGGGCAGAATCCGGGTTTCTCGACTTCTTGTCCTTTTCACTGCATGTCAAGTCACCCCCATCCCCTGTTGGCTAGGAGGTGAATGCTGAACTTTTGACCCTTGTCTCCTGGGGAAGCAGGAGTGTCAGGCATACTCTGTTTCTTTGTAAAGTAACCCCAGCCTGCCTCATTATAGTGAGAGTCAGGTAAAAGAGCAGAAATGTTCCGAGTGCATTATGGGTAACACATACAGATCTTTCACATGTCTGCTTCTGTCATCCCCTGTGGCTAGTTGAGGGACTTCATAAGCAGTTTTTTCACTTCGTGAGAGACATTCCTCAGAAATCACTTGATAGAGGCTTACATGACAGCACTTGATGTccaagtgcccccccccccccccacacacacacggaacTCTCTAGGAAGAAGGCCACCACCTTGCTTTCTGACTCACTGCTAACCGAGAGAGTAGACATCTCACCTTCTAGGAGAGTTATGGGGTTTGTTTACATCCTCAAGATGACAGCCGTCTTTCTGATAGAGGGCTTGGGGGGTTCTTAGCCAAGCCTCTAGTGTGCCCATGTCTGTCCTTGTGCCCCAGCTCCTCCTGGATACAACCACAAGGCCCCTCACCGCTAGCCCAGAGCAGAGGGGAAATCATGTGCTCCCAGATGAAAATCCCAGTGCTAAGGCTGACCTGTCTGCACTGAGTTCTTCACCAGGCCCATAGGACGCTTCCTTCTCCACCAGTGCCAGGGACGGAGTGACTAGGGCCAGGTGGCCTTCAGGAACTCAGGGCTCAGCCTGTATTTCCTGAACCTCTTTCCATAAAAACCCTGCAACCCCAGCTGTTCAGAAACTCTGAAACACAAAATTGTGTTCAAATCCCTTTGCTACCCATTGCTAAGTGCAACCTAATGTCACAGAAGGCAAAGAACAACTGGTCACACAGCAAGACTTCAAGGTGTCACACAGCAAGACTTCAAGGTACTAGTGCTGAATTAGCAGAGGACTCTGCCCACAAGCCAGTGACCcaatgtaatttttgttgttttggtttgttagtCTGTTAAGCTAAactgtctctgtgtagctcagtgtATACCtccaactcttgatcctcctgcctctgccttcctgaagCCGAGATTATGGCCATGTGTTACCACATCTCATAAACCAATAAATattaatgtggttttttttccacATAGCATGTATTTACTGAGGGGCTTTTTCACACCAGACATGGAGAAGGCTCCAGGAAGTAGAAGTGAATAGAATGGCAAATTCTTTTCCTGCTGGGAAGCAAGCTAAGTGAGAAACAGTGATATAATTTGATGAGACTTATGCTGGGGAAAGTGGGGCTGCCGTGGCCTAAGTCAGGGTCCCATTCCGGtataggaggcagagatctgggtCAGAAAAAGGCTCTTTTAAAAATGGGTAAGACCTGAGAGCTGAGACTCTCTTGAGCAGAGAGGGTCATGGGTGATACCGAGGGGCGGAGGCAATGAGGTTTTTGAAACTTGCATAGGAAAGGCAAGAAGCATGCTGAGAAAAAGAAACCAGATCAAAGAGCCACATGCAATATGACTCCATATATCCAGAGTCCAGAATCtgtgggaagagaaaaagagatgaaTGGTTACCCGCGCTGAACAGGAGGATGTGCAGGGACTGTTAGGAGCCCAGGTGTCTTTTGAGGGGCAATAGCAGTGTTGTGGAATTAGGTGCTACAGATGGCCGCAAGTCTAGTGATGATACTAGAGTAGAAAAAACCAACCCGATGACACTGAGATTTTCAAAGGGTGagctgggggctagagagatggctcagcgggtaagaaCACCTACTGTGTAAGGGTGAGGACCCGTCTGAGTTtgcttctctgctgctgtgataaaactctaaCCAAAACCAAGTTGGAGAGTCAAGGGcttgtttggcttacactccTGGGcgacagtccatcactgagtggaggaagggcaggaactcaggcaggaatgtggaggcaggaacagaatcACAGAGGAACGCTGCTGACTGGCTTATTCTCCGTGGCTCACTCAACTTGCTTGCTTACACCACTGAGGACCATttgccagggatggcaccacccgcagtgggctgggccctcccacaccaatcgttaatcaagacaattccacacagatatgcccacaggccaatctgatggaagcaaatcCTCAATTGAGGgtctctctttccaggtgacgCTACTTGATGTCAAGTCGACAGAAACTAAGCAGCCTAGGACTGGAGCTTGAATCTCCAACACTAACATAAAAATCCACGCATGGCCACATATGCCTGTAACCCCTGACTAGGGAGGTAGAAACAGCGGGATCccaggagcttgctggctagccaagcCTAGCTAAAATGacaagcttcaggttcagagaGGGATcctatctcaagggaataaggtag belongs to Peromyscus eremicus chromosome 3, PerEre_H2_v1, whole genome shotgun sequence and includes:
- the LOC131905723 gene encoding high mobility group protein B1-like — protein: MGKGDPKKPRRKMSSYAFFVQTCWEQHKKKHPDAAVNVSEFSKRCSERWKTMSAKEKGKFEDMAKADKARYEREMKTYIPPKGETKEKFKDPNAPKKPPSAFFLFCSEYRPKIKGEHPGLSIGDVAKKLGEMWNTTAGDDEQPCERKAAELKEKYEKDIAAFRAKGKPDAAKKGVVKAEKSKKKKEEEDEEEDEEDEEEEEEEEDEDEEEDDDDE